The following are encoded together in the Elusimicrobiaceae bacterium genome:
- the rbfA gene encoding 30S ribosome-binding factor RbfA, with translation MIDRIKRLEALFLQEINTQITKMTAAGSFGGFVTITAVRVTKDLATAKVYFSVFGSPEDKKKTQEQLSLLRKELGGLLRHRLHLKRIPSFSFEYDDTPEQASRVESIFRIIEKEKEQDHE, from the coding sequence ATGATAGACAGAATTAAACGTTTGGAAGCCCTGTTTTTACAGGAAATTAATACGCAGATTACTAAAATGACTGCGGCGGGCAGTTTTGGCGGATTTGTCACCATTACGGCGGTACGCGTGACCAAAGATTTGGCTACCGCAAAAGTATATTTCTCCGTCTTTGGAAGTCCGGAAGATAAAAAGAAAACGCAAGAACAATTGTCTCTTTTGCGTAAAGAATTAGGGGGCTTGTTACGCCACCGTTTGCATCTAAAACGAATTCCGTCTTTCAGCTTTGAATACGATGACACGCCTGAACAGGCCAGTCGGGTAGAAAGCATTTTTAGAATCATTGAAAAAGAGAAAGAGCAAGACCATGAATAG
- a CDS encoding bifunctional oligoribonuclease/PAP phosphatase NrnA: MNSEKSFEQVWKAILEGQNFFVAGHLNPDGDSLGCTLTVCSLLERLGKTAYAYASPAIGTDLLFLPGLEKIHLSELPQKPQFDTVILLECSDRKRGGDLESVLKNAKTLINIDHHLVSDAYGHVNHIDSTASSTAEIIFQLFEASPDNLLPTPEEATCLYTGLVTDTGRFLHTNTTAEALRVASALVALGADVNKINQVIYFTKSYTELKLLGRALEKMQLRFQKKYSEIVLTLADFEPLNAVPSQTQGIVSQPTMIPGVEVSALIKEEPDKVSVNLRSRNKIDVSAIAQKFGGGGHARAAGFKIIGKPVQVVADELAKVVQEILLSHGQ, translated from the coding sequence ATGAATAGCGAAAAATCATTTGAGCAGGTATGGAAGGCTATTTTGGAAGGGCAGAACTTCTTCGTCGCCGGACACTTAAATCCGGACGGAGATTCTTTGGGTTGTACGCTGACGGTATGCTCTTTATTAGAGCGCTTGGGTAAAACGGCCTATGCCTATGCTTCCCCCGCCATTGGAACCGATTTGTTATTCTTGCCCGGACTAGAAAAAATTCACTTAAGCGAACTTCCGCAAAAACCTCAATTTGATACTGTTATTTTACTGGAATGTTCGGATCGTAAACGCGGCGGTGATTTGGAAAGTGTATTAAAAAATGCCAAAACCTTAATTAACATTGACCATCACTTGGTCAGTGATGCTTACGGCCACGTCAATCATATTGATTCCACGGCTTCGTCGACTGCGGAAATTATTTTTCAACTCTTTGAAGCATCCCCGGACAATTTATTACCTACGCCGGAAGAGGCCACTTGTCTTTATACCGGTCTGGTTACCGATACCGGCCGCTTTTTGCATACAAACACTACCGCAGAAGCATTGCGTGTGGCATCGGCTTTGGTGGCACTGGGAGCCGATGTAAATAAAATCAATCAAGTTATTTACTTTACCAAATCTTACACCGAACTCAAATTATTGGGCCGCGCGTTGGAAAAAATGCAATTGCGGTTTCAAAAGAAATACAGTGAAATTGTACTCACGCTGGCTGATTTTGAACCACTCAATGCAGTTCCTTCCCAAACACAAGGAATTGTGAGCCAGCCCACGATGATTCCGGGCGTAGAAGTATCTGCCTTGATTAAAGAAGAGCCGGATAAAGTATCCGTTAATTTACGCTCTCGCAATAAAATCGACGTCAGTGCCATTGCCCAAAAGTTCGGCGGCGGCGGCCATGCTCGTGCGGCCGGCTTCAAAATAATTGGCAAACCGGTCCAAGTTGTAGCCGATGAACTGGCAAAAGTCGTGCAAGAAATTTTACTGTCTCATGGACAATAA
- the truB gene encoding tRNA pseudouridine(55) synthase TruB, which translates to MDNKTASISSVKSGLLLLDKPQNFTSNDMVAIARRVLRTKCIGHSGTLDPMATGLLILLVERQATRLQNQFLQLDKVYQATLKLGIDTDTWDAQGTPLNSAPIPSISIADIEQTAQTLTGTVRQQIPPFSAKKINGQKMYDLARNGQPVSDRYNEIKIFSWQDFIWDGKDQLSFTLHCSCGTYVRSVARMLAQTLGTTGHLTQLRRLSIGPFHVQNSFDGSKLKTVSHAEIVQWLQEPQL; encoded by the coding sequence ATGGACAATAAAACAGCCTCTATATCCTCTGTTAAAAGTGGACTTTTACTGCTGGATAAACCCCAAAACTTTACTTCCAATGACATGGTGGCTATTGCGCGCCGTGTCTTGCGTACCAAATGTATCGGTCACAGTGGAACTCTAGATCCTATGGCTACCGGTTTGCTGATTTTACTGGTGGAACGGCAAGCTACACGACTACAAAATCAATTTTTACAATTAGATAAGGTTTATCAAGCCACCTTAAAATTGGGCATAGATACGGATACTTGGGACGCACAAGGAACACCTCTAAATAGTGCCCCCATTCCTTCCATAAGTATCGCTGATATTGAACAGACTGCACAGACACTTACCGGTACCGTGCGTCAACAAATCCCCCCTTTTAGCGCCAAGAAAATAAACGGCCAAAAAATGTATGACCTGGCTCGGAACGGGCAACCCGTATCAGACCGCTACAATGAAATTAAAATTTTTTCTTGGCAAGATTTTATATGGGATGGAAAAGACCAGCTGTCCTTTACTTTGCATTGCTCGTGCGGTACCTATGTACGTTCTGTAGCGCGTATGTTGGCCCAAACCTTGGGAACGACCGGTCACTTGACGCAACTGCGACGGCTTAGCATCGGTCCTTTCCACGTGCAAAATTCTTTTGATGGCAGTAAATTAAAAACAGTTTCTCACGCAGAAATAGTACAATGGTTACAGGAGCCGCAGTTATGA